The sequence below is a genomic window from Pseudomonas cremoricolorata.
GCTGGCGATGGCCTCGCCGACGTTGGCCACCGGCACTTTGTCGGGTTTCAAGAATGCCTCGCCCGATTCCTGCAACCGCTGCGCACCGACCTTCACCCCACCCTGAAAACCACCCTGGCTCTCAGCGACCTCAACCTGCGCGCGGGCCTTGGCGATGTTCGCAGCAGCCACGCGCAGCTCGGTGTTGGCGGCCAGCGCCTGGCGCACCAGGGCGTCCAGGCGCGGGTCCTGATACAGCCGCCACCAATCCTGCGGAACCGGCGCCGACACCACGCTGCTCGCATCCTGACGCAATGCGCCATTGAGGTCGCTGCGCTGTACCGCGGCCTCAGCAGGGACATGGTAGTCCGGGCCGACCGTCGAACAGCCGGCTACGGCCAGGGCCAGACCCAATACGAGTGCGCGCTTCATGGCCGCTGCCCCTCGATGATCGATACCGTGGCGGTGCGCCCGGCGATCATGCGGAAGTCCGCCGGCACTTCATCGAAGGCAATGCGCACCGGAATCCGCTGGGCCAGGCGAACCCAGCTGAACGCCGGGTTGACGTTGGGCAGCAGGTTGGCGCCGCTGCTGCGGTCGCGGTCTTCGATGCCGGCGGCGAAGCTCTGTACACGGCCGCGCAGTGGGGTGTCATCGCCCATCACGCGGATATCCACGGCATCACCGATATGAATGCCGCCAAGTTTGGTTTCCTCGAAGTAGCCATCGACGTGATACGAGGCGCTGTCGACCACGGCCAGCACCGGACGGCCTGCGGTGACGAACTCGTGATTGCGCGGCGCGCGGTCGTTCAGATACCCATCCACCGGGCTGCGCACCACCGAGCGGTCGAGGTTGAGCTGCGCCGAATCGACCGCCACCTGGGCTTCGTTCATCGCCGAACGGGCGCGGGCTTCGCGGGACTGGCTTTCTTCCAGTTGCTCGGCCGCCACCAGGTTGCCCAGCTTGCGATTGCGGCGGGTTTCCCGCGCCGCCTGGGCCAAGGTTTCCTGGCGCTCGGCGAGGGTCGCCTGGGCCTGGCGCAGCGCCAGGCGGAAGCGGTCCTGGTCGATGGTGAACAGCACATCACCACGCTTGATGACCTGGTTGTCACGCACCTCGACGTGCTGGATCAGGCCTGAGACGTCGGGGGCGATCTGGATCACGTCGGCGCGGATATGGCCGTCGCGGGTCCAGGGGGCGAACAGGTAGTAGCCCACCATCTGCCATACCAGCACGACGGCGAAGCTCACCACCAACAGGGTCAGGACCACACGGCCCAGGGTCAACATAGGTTTTTTCATGGCAGCATCAGGCTTCGGCAAAAATGGTCGACCGCGCTCAGCAGCACGGCATACAAGGCAACGTTGAACAGCGCCCGGTGCCAGACCAGACGGTAGAAATGCACGCGCACCAGCACCGCGTGCAGTCCTAGAAACAGCACGTAGGTGAACACCATCATCACCAGCAGCGTGGGCAGGAACACCCCGCTGACATCCACATCACCAATCACAATGGCGCTCCATCAAGCCCTGCGGGCAATTGCAGTTGTTCGCTCGGTTCGAGCATCACCTCCACCCCCGGCAACAGCGCCAGGCGCAGGCCGCTCAGGGCGTGCAGCAGGTGCGTGCGGGCCTCGCCACGGTCGTCCCCGCTGTCGGCCACCAGCGCGCGGCGGGCGCGCTCCATGTTGCGCAGCAGCAGCGGCGGCGCTGGCAGTCGCTCGCCTGCGCGCAGACAATTGGCGTAGTGCCCGCCCACTTCGTCGATCACCGTTTGCAGGTGCTGGCCGGCCTCGGCCCCCACCCGTGGCAGGTACGCATGCAGGTCGAGCAGGTTGAGCCCGACGCGCACGTCGCGCAGCGCCACGCCACTGTCCTGGCCGGTCTGTGACAGCCGCGGCAGGTGTTGCATGAGGCGGTCGAGCATCTGCACACCGACCTTGCGCTGCTCGGCCAGCGGCGCAGGGGCGCTCATCTCGACGATGTCGCGCCAGGTGAAGCGGGTCATGCGCTTGGCTGCCAGCTCGACGCCGAACGGGCGCAGCAGCAAGGTCCAGATGAAGGCGAACAACAACCCCACCGGGCCGGCCAGGTTGGCGTTGATGAAGGTGAAGAAATCGGCGTCGTAGGCACCCTGAATGCTGATGAAGGTGGCGGTGTTGACGATGGTCAGCAAGGTGCCGAGGAAGAACCGCGGCTGCACCGTAAGGGTGCCGACGCAAATGAACGGTACCGCGAAGGCCAGCACCAGCATGGGGAAGTCGTGCAGGTTCGGCAGCACCAAGAACAGGTACAGGCTGGAGAAGATCACCGACATCAGGGTCCAGAAAAAGAACCGGTAGATCTGCGGCGCCGGGTCGTCCATGGCAGCGAAGAAACTGCACGCCACCGCAGCGAGAATCACCGCACTGCCGCCGTCGTGCCAGCCCAGCAGAATCCACAAAGCGCAGGCGACGATGATCGCCGTCACTGTGGAAAACACCGAGTAGAACATCAGCCCACGGTCGAAGAACGGCGTCAGCCGGCCCAGCCGCCAGTGCCGGTACACGGCGCGCCAGGGGCTGGCGTCGTCGTTGCGCAAGGCGTGTTGCAAGGTCCAGCAGTCTTGCCAGAGGTCGATCCATTCGCGCAGGCGGTAGAGGGCGTTGGACAGCAACAGGCGTTCGCGCTCGGCAAGCGTGCCGGCATCCGGTTGCAGGGCAGTGAGGCGGCTACGCAGGGCCTGCCAGCCGGGGCTGTCGGGGCGCTCTGTGCTCCGCTGCAGCCAGTCACGGGCTTCCTGCAACAGCGGCTGCAGCTCAGCGAAGCGCGCCGGCGCGCGGCCTTCCAGCGCCAGCAGGGCATCGTCGAGGGCGTCGATCACCGGCAGCAGGTGGATCATACGGCCGCGCAGTTCGCGCAGGTTCTTCAGGGTCTGACGCCCTACCCCCTCGTGGCCGAGCTGGCCGATCATCACCTCCAGGCTGTTGAAGGTAGTGACCATGGTCGCGCGCATGCTGGCGACTTGCTCGCCAGTGGCCGTGCGCGCCAGGTAGTGTTCGCAATAACGCGCGGCTTCGGCGAACCAGTTGCCACTGGCGCCAACCACCACCGGTGCCAGCCGCCGTGGCCAGAAGATCGCCCCGACCACCGCTGCGCAGACGATGCCCAGGCAGATTTCCTGGGCCCGTGATGACGCCACATCGAACACCGCTGTCGGGTTGTCGACCACCGCCAGGGCGATCATCGGCAGGGTGTAGCCGGCCAGCATCAGCACGTAGTTGTTGGCCGTGCGCAGGTTCAGCGACAGGTACAGCAAGGTGCCGGTCCACAGCGCCACCGCCACGCTCAGCAGCAGCGGCGACTGCACCAGTGGCGGCACCAGCAACACCGCACCCCCTGCGCCGAGCAAGGTGCCGAGGGCGCGGTAGAGGGCTTTGGAACTGGTGGGGCCGACGAAGGGGCTGGAGACGATGTACACCGTGGCCATCGCCCAGTAAGGGCGCGGCAGTTGCATCCACAAGGCGATGTACAGGGCGATCATCGAGGCGGCGAAGGTGCGCACGCCATAGAACCAGTCGCGGGCCGGTGGCACCGAGCTGAAAAAGCCCTTCATGCCGGGCCTCCCGCCGCCTCGAAGGCACGAATGACGCGCAGGGTCGCTTCCAGATCAGCCTGATCGATGCCTTCCAGCACCTCATGGCGCAGGCGCACCAGTTCGTTTTCGATGGATTCGGCCAGAACACGCCCTTGCGCGGTCAGGCTCAGGGCTTTGGCGCGGCGATCATGGGGATCGGCACTGCGGCAGACCAGACCGGCCTTGCACAGCTGATCGAGCAGGCGCACCAGCGAGGGGCCTTCCAGACCAGCCGCCTGGGCAACCGCCACCTGATGTACGCCATCGCCCAGGCGCACGATCATCAGCAGCGGCACGGCACAGGCTTCGGAAATGCCATAGCCGGTGAGCGCAGCGTGGCACAGCCGCCGCCAGTGGCGAGCGGCAACCACCATACCGCTGCTGATTTTCAAGTGCAGGGTCTCGAGGGTCATGGGAGAGATCGATAAATTCATAGTTTGCTAACTATCAATGTTACGCCCCTCCTCCCCCCCGTCGTCAACAGCCAGGTGCCCGGCGGCGCCCGTGACGATAAATCGACACGGGCCCACGCGGTCGGCGTTCAGGAGCTCAGTTGGTCGTCGTTGCGGGTACGACCGGGGTGATCGCTGCCAAGTTCAAGGGCATGCTCGCGCCAGTGGCGGGCACGTGCCGCATGGTGCTGGCGAAAGTGCAGTTCCAGTTCTTCGGCGGCCTGAACCACCCCGGCGGCGCTGGCCAGCTCCAGCCAATGCAGGGCGCCACGGGCATCGGCCTCGATGTGCAAACCGTACAGCAGGCGATACCCCACCTCGAAGCGACAACGTGCTTCACCCTGCTCGGCGCCGCGCAGAAACCACTGGTAAGCCAGCTGCGAATCGACGTTCCACTCCTGCTCGCCGTCGCACACCTCTTCTTCGTAAAGGTCGCCTAACGCCGCCGCGGCATGCCCCATGCCGCGCTCGAACGCCTGCCGGTAGTAGCCGGCGGCGCTGGCGTAGGAGATCTCTACGCCTTTGCCGAAGTAGTACTGCTGACCGAGGTTGTACCAGGCGGTAGCACTGCCCTGCTGCGCCGCCATGCGCAGCAGGTGCCCGGCCAACAGCGGATCGGCCCGCCAGTAACGGCCATTGAGCCAGATCCAGCCGAGGTCGTTGAGCGCCGCCGGCTGACCTTGCAAGGCGCGCAGGCGCAGCTCGGCGTACAGGGCATGGGGGTGCTCAGCCAGCTCCAGACGCTCGATCAACGTAGTACCACCGTCCGAGCTGGGCAGACCGACCCCGTTGAACAGCCGTTGGCGACGGCCGAAGCGTGCCGGCGCCGGACTGACGGCAAGCGGCAGCACGCGCTCTAGCAGTGAATGGATATTGCTGGCAGTCGCCATGTTCATCCCCATTGAACAGACCGCAACCGCGACCTCGGCCGCGATAGCCCGATGATTCTTGCGCGACCTCACGACAAAACCTGTCGCGAACGATCCGGTTTCAGGCAACCAAATGCGGGTTCCTTGATCTCACCGACACGTGGCTAATTGCCATGCCTTCCCGCTGCCGCCATGCTATGTCGGCAAGCCTAGACAAGGACGTTTTAATTTGCCGTTTGCCACTACCCGCGCCACCCTCAGTCGCCAATGGGCGCTGTTGCGTCAACTACCCAGTCGCTCGCCGGGAACCACCAGCGCAGAGCTGGTATGGAGCCTGCGCGATGTCGGATTCAGCGTCAGCAAGCGGACAGTGGAACGCGACCTCAACGAACTGTCGCTGATCTTCCCGATCGAGCGCAACGACAAGAGCATTCCGTTCGGCTGGCACTGGTCGGCCACGGCTGGCGGCGAGCTGCGGGGCAGCTTCGATCTGCAAGGTTACCTGCGCGCCGACGGTTTACAGGCGAGTCCTGGCGCTGGTCTGGAGTTGCAGGCGTTGATCAGCGATGGTCTGGCGCGGCAGTTGCGCGAAGCGCCGCTGAGTGCCGACATGCAGTTGACCGCCCTGGACCAGGGCCACCGCTTGCGTGCCACGGTCAGCGATAGCCTGCCGCTGCGCTGGTGGCTGCTGAGCCAGGGCGTCGGTTTGCTGGTCGAGCAGCCCCTGTCACTGCGTGAAGAGATCGCCCACACCCTGAGCAGCGCCGCCGCGCGCTACCTCCCCTGACGCCCCGCTTATCGAGCCTTGCGCGCCAGGCTGACGCCCCTCAGCGCTGCATGCCCCAACGCCGTACGGTCAGGCGTTCGAGGGTATTGAACACCAGCCCTTCGACCAGCAGGCCAATGATGATCACCACGGCCAGGCCGGCAAACACCTTGTCGGTGTACAGCTCGTTGCGGTTCTGGAAGATGTACCAGCCCAGTCCGCCCTTGCCACTGCTGGCGCCGAACACCAGCTCGGCGGCGATCAGCGTGCGCCAGGCGAAGGCCCAGCCAATCTTCAGCCCCGACAGAATCGAGGGCAGCGCTGCCGGCACCAGAATGTGCAGCACCAGGCGCAGACCGCGCAGGCCATAGTTGCGCCCGGCCATGCGCAACGTCTCGGACACCCCCAGAAA
It includes:
- a CDS encoding DUF1656 domain-containing protein — encoded protein: MIGDVDVSGVFLPTLLVMMVFTYVLFLGLHAVLVRVHFYRLVWHRALFNVALYAVLLSAVDHFCRSLMLP
- a CDS encoding MarR family winged helix-turn-helix transcriptional regulator produces the protein MTLETLHLKISSGMVVAARHWRRLCHAALTGYGISEACAVPLLMIVRLGDGVHQVAVAQAAGLEGPSLVRLLDQLCKAGLVCRSADPHDRRAKALSLTAQGRVLAESIENELVRLRHEVLEGIDQADLEATLRVIRAFEAAGGPA
- a CDS encoding tetratricopeptide repeat protein, with translation MATASNIHSLLERVLPLAVSPAPARFGRRQRLFNGVGLPSSDGGTTLIERLELAEHPHALYAELRLRALQGQPAALNDLGWIWLNGRYWRADPLLAGHLLRMAAQQGSATAWYNLGQQYYFGKGVEISYASAAGYYRQAFERGMGHAAAALGDLYEEEVCDGEQEWNVDSQLAYQWFLRGAEQGEARCRFEVGYRLLYGLHIEADARGALHWLELASAAGVVQAAEELELHFRQHHAARARHWREHALELGSDHPGRTRNDDQLSS
- a CDS encoding FUSC family protein; protein product: MKGFFSSVPPARDWFYGVRTFAASMIALYIALWMQLPRPYWAMATVYIVSSPFVGPTSSKALYRALGTLLGAGGAVLLVPPLVQSPLLLSVAVALWTGTLLYLSLNLRTANNYVLMLAGYTLPMIALAVVDNPTAVFDVASSRAQEICLGIVCAAVVGAIFWPRRLAPVVVGASGNWFAEAARYCEHYLARTATGEQVASMRATMVTTFNSLEVMIGQLGHEGVGRQTLKNLRELRGRMIHLLPVIDALDDALLALEGRAPARFAELQPLLQEARDWLQRSTERPDSPGWQALRSRLTALQPDAGTLAERERLLLSNALYRLREWIDLWQDCWTLQHALRNDDASPWRAVYRHWRLGRLTPFFDRGLMFYSVFSTVTAIIVACALWILLGWHDGGSAVILAAVACSFFAAMDDPAPQIYRFFFWTLMSVIFSSLYLFLVLPNLHDFPMLVLAFAVPFICVGTLTVQPRFFLGTLLTIVNTATFISIQGAYDADFFTFINANLAGPVGLLFAFIWTLLLRPFGVELAAKRMTRFTWRDIVEMSAPAPLAEQRKVGVQMLDRLMQHLPRLSQTGQDSGVALRDVRVGLNLLDLHAYLPRVGAEAGQHLQTVIDEVGGHYANCLRAGERLPAPPLLLRNMERARRALVADSGDDRGEARTHLLHALSGLRLALLPGVEVMLEPSEQLQLPAGLDGAPL
- a CDS encoding efflux RND transporter periplasmic adaptor subunit — its product is MKKPMLTLGRVVLTLLVVSFAVVLVWQMVGYYLFAPWTRDGHIRADVIQIAPDVSGLIQHVEVRDNQVIKRGDVLFTIDQDRFRLALRQAQATLAERQETLAQAARETRRNRKLGNLVAAEQLEESQSREARARSAMNEAQVAVDSAQLNLDRSVVRSPVDGYLNDRAPRNHEFVTAGRPVLAVVDSASYHVDGYFEETKLGGIHIGDAVDIRVMGDDTPLRGRVQSFAAGIEDRDRSSGANLLPNVNPAFSWVRLAQRIPVRIAFDEVPADFRMIAGRTATVSIIEGQRP
- a CDS encoding WYL domain-containing protein, which encodes MPFATTRATLSRQWALLRQLPSRSPGTTSAELVWSLRDVGFSVSKRTVERDLNELSLIFPIERNDKSIPFGWHWSATAGGELRGSFDLQGYLRADGLQASPGAGLELQALISDGLARQLREAPLSADMQLTALDQGHRLRATVSDSLPLRWWLLSQGVGLLVEQPLSLREEIAHTLSSAAARYLP